The following proteins are encoded in a genomic region of Curtobacterium sp. TC1:
- a CDS encoding carboxylesterase/lipase family protein: MRTEQGDVVGIRDESKTVDVFAGIPYAAPPVGDLRWAAPHPALQRDATLVADDFGPAAVQSESSFATRAATRLLDMPLEHTLLNPYPTDEDALRLNIWRSSSLPPAQKFPVLVYVHGGAFTSGSGALPAYDGTALAARGEAIIVTINYRLGVFGFLADDELEDTVGNQGLRDQIAALQWLQDNIAAFGGDPDRVTVAGQSAGSGSACILGASPLAAGLVHGIIGESGGCLGTAGDRDAGDLYDTMENARDAATALSKALGGASLAEMRAMPAERIQTAAKSLTMHWWPTIDGAVLPATPAEIYAAGEQNDVPLLLGSNADEASLNLIAGMDSDPDAYKAEIRDTYGEDAGTYLQLYPGHDPDQVLESRVRAETDRSMTSAMRVWGTTAAATGNSNVYTYFFTRTPPEPSLERFGVYHGAEVMYAYGNLGADGKASYGAIDRRLEAEMTGYWLAFIKTGDPNGGSRSPWPTMQESPEHVLELGDTTTISPRPRAHAVDFWLHQLGT, translated from the coding sequence GTGCGGACCGAGCAGGGCGACGTGGTCGGCATTCGCGACGAGAGCAAGACGGTCGACGTATTCGCTGGCATCCCCTACGCGGCGCCACCTGTCGGCGATCTGCGCTGGGCAGCACCCCACCCTGCGTTACAGCGGGACGCGACGCTGGTCGCGGATGACTTCGGTCCTGCTGCCGTCCAGTCCGAGTCGAGCTTCGCCACCCGTGCGGCGACCCGCCTACTGGATATGCCGCTCGAGCACACCTTGCTCAACCCCTATCCCACGGACGAGGACGCGCTGCGACTCAACATCTGGCGGAGCAGCTCACTGCCTCCTGCACAGAAGTTTCCCGTGCTCGTCTACGTGCACGGCGGCGCGTTCACAAGCGGGTCGGGGGCGTTGCCAGCCTACGACGGCACCGCTCTGGCCGCACGTGGCGAAGCCATCATCGTCACCATCAACTACCGCCTCGGCGTGTTCGGCTTCCTCGCTGACGACGAGCTGGAAGACACGGTCGGCAACCAAGGCCTCCGTGATCAGATCGCTGCGCTGCAGTGGTTGCAGGACAACATCGCCGCTTTTGGCGGTGATCCCGACCGGGTCACAGTCGCCGGCCAATCGGCGGGATCGGGGAGCGCCTGCATCCTGGGGGCATCACCGCTCGCGGCGGGGCTCGTGCACGGCATCATCGGCGAGAGCGGGGGCTGCCTCGGGACGGCCGGCGATCGAGACGCTGGCGATCTCTACGACACCATGGAGAACGCCCGCGATGCTGCCACCGCGCTCAGTAAAGCTCTCGGCGGCGCAAGCCTCGCCGAGATGCGCGCCATGCCCGCCGAGCGCATCCAAACAGCTGCCAAGTCGCTCACGATGCACTGGTGGCCCACCATCGATGGAGCAGTGCTCCCCGCCACCCCCGCCGAGATCTATGCAGCCGGCGAGCAGAACGACGTGCCGCTACTGCTGGGCAGCAACGCCGACGAGGCATCGCTGAACCTGATCGCCGGGATGGACTCCGACCCTGATGCGTACAAGGCAGAGATCCGCGATACCTACGGTGAGGATGCGGGCACCTACCTCCAGCTCTACCCAGGCCACGATCCGGATCAGGTGCTCGAATCTCGCGTGCGCGCCGAAACCGACCGATCGATGACCAGCGCAATGCGCGTGTGGGGAACGACCGCGGCAGCGACCGGGAACTCGAACGTCTACACCTACTTCTTCACACGGACGCCGCCCGAACCCTCACTCGAGCGCTTCGGCGTCTACCACGGCGCGGAGGTGATGTACGCATACGGCAACCTCGGTGCCGACGGAAAGGCCAGCTACGGTGCAATCGATCGTCGGCTAGAGGCAGAGATGACCGGCTACTGGCTCGCGTTCATCAAGACCGGAGACCCCAACGGCGGGAGCCGCTCGCCTTGGCCCACCATGCAGGAATCCCCAGAACACGTCCTCGAACTCGGCGACACCACCACAATCTCCCCTCGCCCCCGCGCGCACGCGGTGGACTTCTGGCTGCACCAGCTAGGCACATGA
- a CDS encoding TetR/AcrR family transcriptional regulator gives MVNRRQEHKAETRKAILAAAATEFATRGYGGTSIASIAAAMGRPKSAVGHHQFASKQDIALAVTEQQYDEWRLLLQHAEQVPAGLVRLFSVMLTIVLDAEANPFAAATVRLLTDAEAVNLTLPRSVFSWRTYGTAQIQLTLDDLPGIVVSADEVMDRILISTLGVWSAGVHGIKEVPTTRRLMTAWGDTVAGLGLPSSDAMLDEVTQIPRPSTN, from the coding sequence GTGGTGAACCGGCGTCAGGAACACAAGGCGGAGACTCGCAAGGCGATCCTCGCTGCCGCCGCGACAGAGTTCGCAACGAGAGGCTACGGCGGGACGAGTATCGCGAGTATCGCTGCGGCGATGGGACGGCCGAAGTCGGCAGTGGGACACCATCAGTTCGCATCGAAGCAGGACATCGCCCTCGCGGTGACTGAGCAGCAGTACGACGAGTGGCGGCTGCTGTTACAGCACGCCGAACAGGTTCCGGCTGGGCTCGTGCGCCTCTTCAGCGTCATGCTGACCATCGTCCTCGATGCCGAAGCCAATCCGTTCGCTGCTGCGACGGTCCGGTTGCTGACTGATGCTGAAGCGGTGAACCTCACGCTTCCCCGATCGGTGTTCTCCTGGCGTACCTACGGAACCGCGCAGATCCAACTGACCCTCGATGATCTTCCTGGCATCGTGGTGAGTGCCGACGAAGTGATGGACCGGATCCTCATATCCACCCTTGGCGTATGGTCTGCTGGGGTCCACGGCATCAAAGAGGTCCCAACGACTCGCCGACTCATGACAGCTTGGGGAGACACGGTCGCCGGACTCGGACTTCCCAGCTCGGACGCGATGCTCGACGAGGTGACGCAAATCCCGCGGCCCAGCACAAACTGA
- a CDS encoding TetR/AcrR family transcriptional regulator — protein MSNVQQRPLRRRFETRRRLLSAAAELFDEQGTIRQSVETICTRAGYTRGAFYSNFGSVDDLYLALHHEQAAGVWERLLIALDSQIDNATRGDALEDGVERLLEALPPERKWYALRAVLLARASADSAFAQSLQLDENPFVAELGGRFEDLVAAYGRKPIVDVALFAKAIVAAHTGAVSEAAIDGQASRTQLVVVTGIIRGLTVEVGTT, from the coding sequence ATGAGCAATGTCCAGCAGCGGCCGTTGCGTCGTCGTTTCGAGACGCGGCGACGGCTCCTCTCGGCCGCCGCCGAGCTCTTCGACGAGCAAGGCACAATTCGCCAGAGCGTCGAGACCATCTGCACGCGTGCTGGCTACACGCGTGGTGCGTTTTATTCGAACTTCGGCAGCGTCGACGACCTCTACCTCGCCCTGCACCACGAGCAGGCCGCGGGCGTCTGGGAGCGGCTGCTGATCGCCCTCGACAGCCAGATCGACAATGCAACCCGCGGGGACGCCCTCGAAGACGGGGTGGAGCGGCTCCTCGAGGCGCTGCCGCCTGAGCGCAAGTGGTACGCCCTCCGGGCGGTGCTCCTCGCACGAGCTTCCGCGGATTCCGCTTTCGCGCAGAGCCTGCAACTCGACGAGAACCCCTTTGTCGCTGAGCTAGGTGGGCGCTTCGAGGACTTGGTAGCCGCCTACGGTCGCAAGCCGATCGTCGACGTCGCCCTTTTCGCGAAAGCGATTGTCGCCGCGCATACCGGAGCCGTCAGTGAGGCGGCGATCGATGGCCAAGCCTCACGAACACAGCTCGTGGTCGTCACTGGCATCATCCGAGGACTCACCGTGGAGGTTGGAACGACCTGA
- a CDS encoding WxL domain-containing protein has translation MNKRIIAATAAAAAVIVGVGIAAQPATAATTQDTTVTAEVAAGDLSISAPTALDLGAITPGSAGTATLSGIQVTDARAGTAGWVASATATDVTSAALGTTISASNIAVTAADAAVTGTATVTASTTVGGAANAAVQTASGVSGNNTATWDETISLTVPGDALAAGDYATTITHSVL, from the coding sequence GTGAACAAGCGCATCATCGCCGCGACAGCTGCAGCAGCTGCCGTCATCGTCGGCGTCGGCATCGCCGCGCAACCCGCAACCGCCGCAACCACGCAAGACACCACGGTGACCGCAGAGGTCGCCGCTGGCGATCTCTCGATCAGCGCCCCCACCGCGCTTGATCTCGGAGCGATCACTCCCGGCTCCGCCGGTACCGCGACGCTGTCCGGGATTCAGGTCACCGACGCCCGCGCAGGAACAGCTGGCTGGGTCGCATCCGCAACCGCAACCGACGTGACATCGGCAGCTCTCGGCACGACGATCAGCGCGAGCAACATCGCCGTGACCGCAGCGGACGCCGCGGTCACCGGCACCGCCACAGTCACCGCATCCACCACGGTCGGCGGTGCAGCCAACGCAGCCGTACAGACCGCGAGCGGGGTCTCCGGCAACAACACGGCAACATGGGACGAGACAATCAGCCTCACCGTTCCGGGCGACGCTCTCGCCGCGGGCGACTACGCCACCACCATCACCCACTCCGTGCTCTAG
- a CDS encoding MarR family transcriptional regulator, which translates to MTGADEHGRVTDATVTAFYNMQVGHAHLMQHFAAAHDLNPVDLRALKFLGAIDEVRTPKALATFLARGSGAVTALLDRLAQRGLLERLGNPEDRRSVRIALTANGFALVDSLRAAYRDALQQSAPAEHIDVFVQLTNHVAWVFRQTNAG; encoded by the coding sequence ATGACGGGGGCCGATGAGCACGGCCGCGTCACCGACGCTACGGTCACGGCGTTCTACAACATGCAGGTCGGGCATGCACACCTCATGCAGCACTTCGCGGCGGCGCACGACCTCAACCCGGTCGATCTCCGAGCGCTGAAGTTCCTCGGTGCGATCGACGAAGTCCGCACGCCGAAGGCGCTCGCCACATTCCTCGCGAGAGGGAGTGGGGCAGTCACCGCGCTCCTCGACCGGCTCGCCCAACGAGGGCTCCTCGAGCGACTCGGGAACCCCGAGGACCGCCGGAGCGTGCGGATCGCACTCACCGCGAATGGCTTCGCCTTGGTTGATTCCCTTCGAGCGGCCTACCGCGACGCGTTGCAACAGTCCGCTCCAGCTGAGCACATCGACGTCTTCGTCCAGCTCACCAACCACGTCGCTTGGGTGTTCCGACAAACGAACGCTGGATAG
- a CDS encoding SipW-dependent-type signal peptide-containing protein has protein sequence MSEAVVPRSGRRNKKKTILAVLAGGLVLGVGAVVTLAAWQDDEFAHGTFTSSGDFQLLGQVDAAEGFTDHATSPGGELSFDLNASSLAPNMVSYSPYGVELAAGTTVPATVTVTAGATTGTVDDLTYGIYAVDAFTCDAAAVTGGTAVVPEGTAITTVPADTAFDLGAATADAPGAPQYLCLVVTTGDDLATGQSGTATWQFQAASQ, from the coding sequence ATGTCTGAAGCTGTGGTGCCGCGTTCAGGGCGGCGGAACAAGAAGAAGACGATTCTTGCGGTGTTGGCTGGTGGCCTGGTGCTGGGGGTGGGAGCGGTCGTCACGCTCGCCGCTTGGCAGGACGATGAGTTCGCGCACGGCACGTTCACCTCGAGCGGTGATTTCCAGCTGCTCGGTCAGGTGGACGCCGCGGAGGGGTTCACTGACCACGCCACGAGCCCTGGCGGTGAGCTCTCGTTCGACTTGAACGCGTCATCTCTCGCGCCGAACATGGTGTCGTACTCGCCCTATGGGGTCGAGTTGGCAGCGGGCACTACCGTGCCGGCAACGGTGACGGTGACAGCGGGGGCAACAACCGGGACGGTTGATGACCTGACGTACGGCATCTACGCGGTTGACGCGTTCACGTGTGATGCGGCAGCCGTCACAGGCGGCACAGCAGTGGTCCCCGAGGGCACCGCGATCACGACGGTCCCTGCCGATACAGCATTCGATCTGGGCGCGGCAACCGCGGACGCTCCGGGCGCCCCGCAGTACTTGTGCCTGGTGGTGACGACCGGAGATGACTTGGCAACGGGGCAGTCCGGGACAGCGACCTGGCAGTTCCAGGCGGCATCACAATAG